CGAACTGCAAAAGGGATTCCTGACGCCCGAGCAAATCGAGTCTTCGCGCGCGGGCATGGGGCTCGACCTGCAACTGATCGACGATGGTACCTATTTCTGCGTCGAGGAGGATGGGGCCCTGGTGGGCTGCGGCGGGTGGTCGCGGCGAGCGACGCTCTACGGCGGCAATCATTCGGCGGGGCGCGACCCACGGCTGCTCGATCCCGCGACCGAGCGCGCGCGTATCCGGGCTATGTACACGCACCCCGATCACACCCGGAAAGGGATCGGCCGCCTAATCCTTGAAACCGCCGAGAATGCCGCGCGGAACGAAGGGTTTCGCGAGCTCGAGATGGCTGCCACGATGTCGGGCAAGCCGCTCTACCGTGCGTGCGGCTACGAGGTGGAAAGCGAATGGTTCGACCAGAACGGCGCGGTGCCCGTGCCGCTCGCCACCATGTGGAAGAGGATCGGCTGAAGCCCTATCCTGATCGTGGCCAAAACCACCAGGCAAGCGCTGCGATCGCGATAATCCATATCCCCACCACTGCAATTGTTCCGGCAAGGGAACGCGGTCGATCCTGCAAGCTATCCGCCTTTGCGCGGTAGTCCCGCATCAGATCGGGCGGAATCATTCGCAGCACGAGCCAGATCCCGAGCGGAAGCAGAATGACATCGTCGAGCAACCCCAGCACCGGAATGACATCAGGAATGAGGTCGATGGGGCTGAGCGCATATCCGGCCACGGCGAGCGCCAATAGCCGCGCCGCCAGTGGTGTGCGCCTGTCGCGCGCTGCGATCCACAATGCGAGAATGTCCCGCTTGAGCGCTTTGGCCCAGGCCTTGAGCCTATCCAGCCGTCGCCGCCTTGACGAAGTCGGCGCAGCGCTCGCCGATCATGATGCTCGGCGCGTTGGTGTTGCCGCTGATAAGGCGCGGCATGATCGAGGCATCGGCGACCCATAGGCCTTCGATGCCGCGCGCCTTGAGCGTAGGGTCGACCACATCGTTATCATTCGGCCCCATGCGGCAGGTGCCGACTGGGTGATAGATAGTGTCTGAGACTTCGCGGATACGTGCTTCGAGAGCGTCATCGTCATCGTAATCGATTGGATTGCGATCCTTTGCTCCGGTCTCTGACAGTGGGGGTGTGTCCGCGATCCGTGCCATCAGCCGTGCGCCTTCCTTCATCAATTCCATATCGCGCTCGTCCGAAAGGAAATTGGGATTGATTGCCGGGGCATCGGCCGGATCTGCGCTATTGAGCCTCACCCAGCCCCGGCTTTCGGGGCGCAGCACGCAGACATGGAGGGAATATCCATGCTCTCGCAGCTTCTCGCGGCCATGGTCCTGAATGATGGCGCGCATGAAGTGATACTGCACGTCGGGAGCGGGTGCGTCCGGCCGGATCTTAGCGAAGCCGCCGGTCTCAGCGATATTCGATGTCAGCAGGCCGGTGCGGTGACGACGATGTTCTATGAACGCTTTGGCGACCGCGATGATGCCGCGCAACGAACCGCCGAACAGGCTCATGTCGTTGAGCTCATAACTGGTGAGGTAATCGCAATGGTCCTGCAGGTCGGCGCCCACCGCTGGTTTTTCCAGCTTCACCTCGATGCCATGACGCCGCAATTCCTCGCCTGGGCCAACGCCTGAAAGCATGAGGATCTGTGGTGATCCAAAAGCGCCTGCGGAGAGGATGACGCCTGCATTGGCGCGAATCGTTTCTCGCTTGCGCCCGCGGCGAATGGTGACCCCGGTTGCGCGGCCGTCCTCGATCTCGATCTTCTCGACCATCGCGCCAGTTCGGATGTCGAAATTCGGCCTTCCCTCCAGCGGCTCGACAAAGGCGCGGGCCGCGGACCAGCGTTCGCCATTGCCTTGCGTCACCTGGTAGACGCCGAAGCCTTCCTGCCGGGCTCCGTTGAAATCAGTGTTGTGCGGGAGTTGCAGCCGAGTAGCGGCCTCGACAAATGCCTTACCGATCGGGCTCGGGCTGATCAGGTCGTTGACTGGTAGCGGGCCGCTGCCGCCGTGATATGCATCGGCTCCGTGGGCGTTGTTTTCCTGCCGCTTGAAGACCGGCAACACGTCTTCCCAGGCCCAGCCGGTGCAACCGAGCGCGGCCCAGTTGTCATAGTCCCACGGGTTGCCGCGAATATAGACCATCCCGTTTACCGCAGAAGACCCGCCCAAGCCTCGGCCGCGAGGCTGGTAACCGATTCGACCACCCAGCGATTCCATAGGTTCCGTATCGAACTTATAGGTGCTTTTCTCCGGCATGAAGCCCAACAGGCCGGGCGTGCGGGTGAAGATATGCTTGTTTTCGCCGCCAGCTTCCAACAGGCACACGCGCCGCCTACCGTCCTCGGCCAGCTTGGCTGCTGCCGCGCTTCCCGCGCTGCCGCCGCCGATCACTACATAGTCGAACGCGTCCATATCCTCTCCTTGTCGAGAGAGACGTTAGGCAGGCTCGCCGCTACCCGCAATCGGGTTTTCGCTTGAAACTGTTTTCATATCGCCCTGCTTGCCTTGCCGAGCGAGCCAGGCATCGCGGATCATGTCGCTGGTCTCGCGGCTTCCATCGTGGGTCCAGCCGGGTTCGCGCAGGAGGTAGGACAGTTTGTGCTTCCACGGCGCGCGCCACATGTCCTGGACGATGCCGACCCATTCGTGAAAGACGGCCCACAGCAGGTTGAAGCTGCCGAGCTGCTTGACGATGCCGTAGCGGATCTTCTCTTCATCGGTTTCGGGCTCGAAGGTGCCGAACAGCTTGTCCCACACGATGAAGACGCCTGCGTAATTGCGGTCAAGATAGCGCGGGTTGGTCGCGTGATGGACGCGGTGATGGCTGGGCGTGTTCATCACCGCTTCGAACCAGCGCGGCGTGCGGTCGATCGCCTCGGTGTGGATCCAGAATTGGTAGATCAGGTTGAAGCCACTGCAGATCGCAATCATGATCGGGTGGAAGCCGAGCAGCACCAGCGGCACTGCGAAGAGAAAGCCGAAGGTGAGGAAATTCGTCCAGGTCTGCCTGAGCGCGGTCGACAGGTTGTAATGCTGGCTCGAATGGTGGTTCACATGGGCCGCCCACATCCAGCGAATCCGATGGCCCGCTCGGTGCACCCAGTAATATTTCAGATCGTCGAGCACGAAGCACAGCGGCCAGGCCCACCACACGGCCCACCACTCCGGGCCGAAATCGATCAGGCGATATTCCCAGACCGCAAGGAACAGGACGAAGAAGAACCCGCCGAACAGCAGACCGGATACGGTGCTGCCGAGTCCGAAGGCAAGGCTGGTCAGCGTATCCTTGGGCTCATAGGCGTCGGGGCGCTTGCGCCACGCCCAGATCATCTCGATCAGGACGAGGAGAACGAAGCCGGGCACGGCATAATCGACTGGCGAAAAATCAGGCATGGTGCTATCCCTTTACCGCCTCGAACGCTCGCACCCAAGCTGAAGGATCCTTCAGTGCCAGCGTAAAGGCGCCGTAGCGCCTCTCTCCGGTGTCTATCACAAGTTGCTCCCCTTCCTGGCTCAGCCTTGCCAGCGGTGTCAGGATACGCCCTGCGAAATGGCTGCCGTGAGGGCGCAGCAACAACAGCCGGCCGGCCGCATCGCGCATGATCGCACCGCGGCCATTCTGGTCGAGGCCGATCTCGACCGGGTCGAACCCGCTGACCGCCTGGTCGGCGGCAATGCGCGCTTCCTCCGGACTTTCGATGCGGGGCTGTGGACCCAGCTTGAGCCAGAGCGCAATCCCGGCGAGCGCCAGGATGGCGATCAGCGAACCAAGGAATTTGAGGACGTCGGGCGGAATTTCCATGCGCGCCGGATTGGCATGGCCCGCGGTTTGCGGCAAGCATCCGCGCAAGGGAGTATGCCATGAATCGAATCGCCGCCATTTCCGTTGGCTTTCTCGCTTGCGCGGCAACGCCGCTCTTGGCGCAGTCCGTTCTGGACCCGGTCGCCACAGTCGAGGCGCAACATAACCGCACCACCCGCGTAGCGCAGCAGCTGTGGGATTGGGCAGAAGTGGGGTATCTCGAAACCCGCTCCAGCGCTCTATTGCAGAGCGAACTGGCCAGCGAGGGCTTCAGGATCGAGAGTGGCGTTGCCGGCATTCCCACCGCATTCGTTGCGGAATGGGGCAAGGGTGGTCCGGTCATTGCAATCCTGGCCGAGTACGATGCCTTGCCGGGTATCAACCAATCCGCTTCGGCCAGCCGCGATCCGATCGAGAGCAAGGGGGCAGGTCATGCTTGCGGGCATAATCTCTTCGGAGCGGGCTCACTGACCGCGGCGATTGCGGTCAAGCGGTGGCTCGAATCCACCGGCACGCGCGGACGCATTCGGCTTTACGGCACGCCCGCCGAGGAAGGCGGATCGGGCAAGGTCTATATGACTCGCGAAGGCCTGTTCGAAGACGTCGATATCGCGATTCATTGGCATGCCGACGACGAGAACAGCGCGGCAGCCCGCACGAGTCTCGCGAATCGGTCGGCCAAGTTCCGCTTCACCGGGTTCTCTGCCCATGCAGCTGGCGCACCCGAGCGCGGAAGAAGCGCGCTCGATGGCGCCGAGGCCATGAACATGATGGCCAACATGATGCATGAGCACATGCCGCAGGATGCGCGCATGCATTATGTCATTACCTCGGGCGGAAATGCTCCGAACGTCGTGCCGGATTTCGCCGAAGTGTTCTACTATGTTCGTCACCCCGATCCGAAGGGCGTAGACGAGATCTGGGAGCGGCTCGAGAACGCAGCGCGCGGGGCCGCGCTCGGGACCGGCACGAAGGTCGCGTGGGAAGTGATTCACGGCAACAACCCCCTGCTGGTGAACGAGACACTCGCCAGGGTGATGGACGCCAAGCTGCGCCAGGTGGGCGGCGTGAATTACACCGAAGAAGAGCGTGCCTGGGCGGCCGAAATCGCAAAGAGCCTAGGCGATGCGGCTGAGCCGCTGGAGAACGCGGCGCGCATCGAGCCATACAATAAGTCGCTTGGATACGGCTCGACGGATGTCGGCGACGTCTCATGGGCCACGCCCACCGTCGGCTTGCGCGCCGCCACCTGGGTGCCAGGCACGAGCGCGCACAGCTGGCAGGCGGTCGCGGCGAGCGGCAACTCGATCGGCTTCAAGGGAGCCCAGGTTGCAGCAAAGGCGATGACGCTGATGGCAGTCGAGCTCTTCACCAATCCCGAATTGCGAGGTGCCGCCCGGGCCGAATTCGACGCTTCGCGCGGGCCCAACTACCAATATAGCTCGCTGCTCGGTGATCGGGACCCTCCGCTCGATTATCGCGAGTGAATCGGGCCAAGCATCTGCAAACAAGCGTTTCTTTGTGAAAATGTCACAATTTTGCGCCAGGGATTGCCGCAACGTTAAATCATTCGCATAGCGCGTTATTCTGCGCTATGAACGTTTGTTCAGGAGGTGGGGGATTCCGCATTGCCGGATAGCCTGCCGTGTGAGTTTCGGCCGTCGTCCGCCGTTTCCGCACAAGCAATACAGGGGCGGCGGGACAAGGTACGACGTAGATTATGGGTTACGATAGAGGGCGCCGCCGGGGCCGGGACAAGCGCGACGGTTTCGGCGAGGACGGCTTCGATCCCTTCGGCGGCGGCATGGACAGCTTCCAACCGCCCCAAAATTTTGGTGGCGATCGTTTCAATGACGACAGGCGCGGTGGCGACCGTGGCCCCGGTGGTGGTGACCGTTTCGGCGGTGGCGATCGCTTCGGTGGCGGTGGTGGCCGCGGGCGTGGCCCGGGCGGAGGCGGCGGTGCTGGTGGAGGCGGATTCAACCGCATGCCGGCGCAAGTTGTCGGCACCGGCAAGGGCACTGTGAAGTTCTTCAACTCGCAGAAGGGTTTCGGCTTCATCCAGCAGGAGACCGGCGGGGAAGACATCTTCGTACATATCAGCGCGGTTGAACGCGCCGGACTTGAGGGACTTGCCGAAGGGCAGGAGCTCGAGTTCAACCTGGTCGATCGCGGCGGAAAAGTTTCGGCGCAGGATCTCCAGGTGGTCGGCGATGTCATTCCGGTCGCTCAGAAGAGCGCCGCGCCGCAACGCGAACTCACCGGCGAGAAGGCAACCGGCACGGTCAAGTTCTTCAATTCGATGAAGGGCTTCGGCTTCCTCACTCGTGATGACGGCCAGCCGGACGCCTTCGTGCACATTAGCGCAGTCGAGCGTTCGGGCCTTTCGGCCCTCAACGAAGGCGAGCGTTACGAATTCGATCTCGAGGTCGATCGACGAGGCAAGTACTCGGCGGTCAACCTTGTGCCCGTTCAAGGCTGACGCCTTCGGCCAATTGCTGGTTTGACCGGCGCTTGGCGACAATCTAAACGGTGCGAAATGGCGGTTCCTTGAGTCCTAGTGACTTCGGGGCCGCCATTTCTCTTTTACCAAACTCGCAAAGTTCAAAGGTGCCCGATGTCGATCTCCCCCTTGATGCCTGTCTATCCCCGTTGCGGTGTGCGCCCGGTGCGCGGAGAGCACTGCCACCTGATCGATGAGGACGGCACGCGGTACCTGGACTTCGCGAGCGGGATTGCCGTGAACCTGCTCGGGCATTCGCATCCCGGACTGATTGGCGCGATCCAGAAGCAGGCCGAAACGCTGATGCATGTTTCGAACCTCTATGGCAGCCCGCAGGGGGAAGCGCTGGCACAGACGCTGGTCGACAACACTTTTGCCGACACCGTATTCTTCACCAACTCGGGCGCCGAAGCGGTCGAATGCGCGATCAAGACCGCCCGCGCCTATCACCAGCATCAGGGCGACACGACCCGGTTTGAGCTGATCACGTTCGCCAACGCCTTTCATGGCCGCACGATGGCGACCATCAGCGCCTCGAATCAGGAAAAGATGCACCACGGCTTCTCGCCGCTGCTCGCGGGGTTCAAGTACGCCGAGTTCGACAATCTCGAATCCGCCAAGGCGCTGATGGGTCCCAACACC
This region of Altererythrobacter sp. CAU 1644 genomic DNA includes:
- a CDS encoding GNAT family N-acetyltransferase, translating into MLTIRPAGPADAASIAELMGLAIAELQKGFLTPEQIESSRAGMGLDLQLIDDGTYFCVEEDGALVGCGGWSRRATLYGGNHSAGRDPRLLDPATERARIRAMYTHPDHTRKGIGRLILETAENAARNEGFRELEMAATMSGKPLYRACGYEVESEWFDQNGAVPVPLATMWKRIG
- a CDS encoding YkvA family protein; translated protein: MALAVAGYALSPIDLIPDVIPVLGLLDDVILLPLGIWLVLRMIPPDLMRDYRAKADSLQDRPRSLAGTIAVVGIWIIAIAALAWWFWPRSG
- a CDS encoding GMC family oxidoreductase; translation: MDAFDYVVIGGGSAGSAAAAKLAEDGRRRVCLLEAGGENKHIFTRTPGLLGFMPEKSTYKFDTEPMESLGGRIGYQPRGRGLGGSSAVNGMVYIRGNPWDYDNWAALGCTGWAWEDVLPVFKRQENNAHGADAYHGGSGPLPVNDLISPSPIGKAFVEAATRLQLPHNTDFNGARQEGFGVYQVTQGNGERWSAARAFVEPLEGRPNFDIRTGAMVEKIEIEDGRATGVTIRRGRKRETIRANAGVILSAGAFGSPQILMLSGVGPGEELRRHGIEVKLEKPAVGADLQDHCDYLTSYELNDMSLFGGSLRGIIAVAKAFIEHRRHRTGLLTSNIAETGGFAKIRPDAPAPDVQYHFMRAIIQDHGREKLREHGYSLHVCVLRPESRGWVRLNSADPADAPAINPNFLSDERDMELMKEGARLMARIADTPPLSETGAKDRNPIDYDDDDALEARIREVSDTIYHPVGTCRMGPNDNDVVDPTLKARGIEGLWVADASIMPRLISGNTNAPSIMIGERCADFVKAATAG
- a CDS encoding sterol desaturase family protein, yielding MPDFSPVDYAVPGFVLLVLIEMIWAWRKRPDAYEPKDTLTSLAFGLGSTVSGLLFGGFFFVLFLAVWEYRLIDFGPEWWAVWWAWPLCFVLDDLKYYWVHRAGHRIRWMWAAHVNHHSSQHYNLSTALRQTWTNFLTFGFLFAVPLVLLGFHPIMIAICSGFNLIYQFWIHTEAIDRTPRWFEAVMNTPSHHRVHHATNPRYLDRNYAGVFIVWDKLFGTFEPETDEEKIRYGIVKQLGSFNLLWAVFHEWVGIVQDMWRAPWKHKLSYLLREPGWTHDGSRETSDMIRDAWLARQGKQGDMKTVSSENPIAGSGEPA
- a CDS encoding amidohydrolase, with translation MNRIAAISVGFLACAATPLLAQSVLDPVATVEAQHNRTTRVAQQLWDWAEVGYLETRSSALLQSELASEGFRIESGVAGIPTAFVAEWGKGGPVIAILAEYDALPGINQSASASRDPIESKGAGHACGHNLFGAGSLTAAIAVKRWLESTGTRGRIRLYGTPAEEGGSGKVYMTREGLFEDVDIAIHWHADDENSAAARTSLANRSAKFRFTGFSAHAAGAPERGRSALDGAEAMNMMANMMHEHMPQDARMHYVITSGGNAPNVVPDFAEVFYYVRHPDPKGVDEIWERLENAARGAALGTGTKVAWEVIHGNNPLLVNETLARVMDAKLRQVGGVNYTEEERAWAAEIAKSLGDAAEPLENAARIEPYNKSLGYGSTDVGDVSWATPTVGLRAATWVPGTSAHSWQAVAASGNSIGFKGAQVAAKAMTLMAVELFTNPELRGAARAEFDASRGPNYQYSSLLGDRDPPLDYRE
- a CDS encoding cold-shock protein, translated to MGYDRGRRRGRDKRDGFGEDGFDPFGGGMDSFQPPQNFGGDRFNDDRRGGDRGPGGGDRFGGGDRFGGGGGRGRGPGGGGGAGGGGFNRMPAQVVGTGKGTVKFFNSQKGFGFIQQETGGEDIFVHISAVERAGLEGLAEGQELEFNLVDRGGKVSAQDLQVVGDVIPVAQKSAAPQRELTGEKATGTVKFFNSMKGFGFLTRDDGQPDAFVHISAVERSGLSALNEGERYEFDLEVDRRGKYSAVNLVPVQG